A window of the Tenebrio molitor chromosome 1, icTenMoli1.1, whole genome shotgun sequence genome harbors these coding sequences:
- the LOC138139206 gene encoding venom allergen 5-like, whose translation MLKRAVVFVMLLSVCASQEEPQAEATTVVMLEKDPEEKFDFTKFDYCSIKCGEDKHSACDCKMRGPRTYLSDDLVQFRQDILDKHNELRNMLASGQEPKMGGKTASNMMVLNYDLELEYIAKCYGGYFVKSHDKCRLAHDKTKVGQNLAGRGKIVPYYHMNAMERWYNEIRFLEGPELFKPYTGSKTPAGIIGHFVQLVWASMYRVGCVRIWNPENTVDVYKWVLICNYKAGPGGISANILDAHIFGEGEPCSNCLYNTQCNDKYSSLCGKLYPAPADPAALVPTDSGSERFVPTHIKSLCAFVALLYFC comes from the exons atgttaaaaagggCAGTTGTGTTTGTGATGTTGCTGAGCGTCTGTGCATCTCAGGAAGAACCACAGGCTGAGGCGACTACTGTGGTCATGCTCGAGAAGGATCCAGAagaaaaattcgattttacaaaattcgACTATTGCAGCATTAAGTGCGGTGAGGACAAACATTCGGCGTGCGATTGCAAGATGAGAGGACCACGTACTTACTTATCGGACGACTTGGTACAATTCCGTCAAGATATCCTCGATAAACACAACGAATTAAGAAATATGCTCGCATCTGGCCAAGAACCAAAGATGGGCGGAAAGACAGCTAGCAACATGATGGTCCTCAACTACGACTTAGAGCTCGAATACATCGCCAAATGCTACGGAGGGTACTTTGTGAAGAGTCATGACAAGTGCAGGCTCGCGcatgataaaacaaaagttggaCAGAACTTAGCCGGAAGAGGTAAAATTGTGCCGTATTACCACATGAACGCGATGGAGAGATG GTACAACGAAATACGATTCCTTGAAGGTCCAGAGTTGTTCAAACCGTACACTGGATCAAAGACCCCAGCTGGCATTATTGGCCATTTTGTACAGCTCGTGTGGGCAAGTATGTACCGCGTAGGATGTGTAAGAATATGGAATCCGGAAAATACGGTCGACGTTTACAAATGGGTACTGATATGCAATTATAAAGCGGGTCCCGGTGGAATAAGTGCGAATATACTGGATGCCCACATTTTTGGGGAAGGAGAGCCGTGCAGTAACTGTCTCTACAACACGCAATGTAACGATAAATATTCTTCTTTGTGTGGAAAACTCTATCCCGCTCCCGCCGATCCTGCGGCACTCGTACCAACGGACAGTGGATCTGAGCGGTTCGTCCCAACCCACATAAAATCGTTGTGTGCCTTCGTGgctttattgtatttttgctGA
- the LOC138136233 gene encoding cyclic GMP-AMP synthase-like receptor — translation MSGRRAKKTGVKDRQYVGIEKGLSIANREFISIPADAMEVTRKITEVIVRYIVKLMREESPAFDYLYAEICGGGSAYEGVKICKPDEFDIDILMRIPSIAGPVLLESNIPGYVKLRLDNFHRLKQKNLEVYNVMQTFVDEKNYLLTKSMKGTFMQSVFDRTMKRFPKNIIPIGTHKFRIKRVQSLGPALTLTLEGPHRFQVSIDLVPCIVLDKSQWPGEGFKRNPCADPELQDFLVIPKSPKRDDPHIDRYWRLSFQRQETSMIFHKQWLKPTLKILKGVRDYFGQKVSSYTLKTIFLWKLKSANPDLWQLPLSYCVVHMLEVYSECLFRGRISYFWNKKLNLLEDLSDQERSHYHGQIESLLKELKDDPKPESILKYFNLDRSHISSSLWESEKKA, via the exons ATGAGTGGGAGGAGGGCGAAGAAAACGGGCGTGAAAGACCGACAGTATGTTGGAATCGAAAAAGGTCTGAGTATTGCCAACCGGGAATTTATTTCGATACCCGCGGACGCGATGGAGGTCACTAGAAAGATCACCGAAGTG ATCGTCCGTTACATCGTTAAGTTGATGCGAGAAGAATCCCCCGCTTTTGACTACCTCTACGCGGAGATATGCGGGGGCGGCAGTGCATACGAAGGTGTAAAAATCTGCAAACCCGACGAATTCGATATAGATATTTTGATGCGAATTCCCTCGATAGCCGGACCCGTCCTCCTCGAAAGTAACATCCCCGGATACGTGAAGCTGAGACTGGACAACTTCCACCGACTCAAGCAAAAGAACCTGGAAGTTTACAA TGTGATGCAGACATTCGTCGACGAGAAGAACTACCTTCTGACCAAGAGCATGAAGGGTACTTTCATGCAGAGCGTTTTCGACAGGACCATGAAGAGATTCCCCAAAAACATCATCCCAATCGGGACGCACAAATTTAGA ATCAAGCGAGTGCAGAGTTTAGGCCCCGCCTTGACTTTGACCCTCGAGGGACCGCACCGCTTCCAAGTTAGCATCGATTTGGTGCCTTGTATCGTCCTGGACAAGAGTCAATGGCCGGGCGAGGGCTTCAAGCGCAACCCTTGCGCCGACCCAGAGCTCCAGGACTTTTTGGTCATTCCCAAAAGCCCCAAACGGGATGATCCCCATATCGACAGGTACTGGAGGCTGTCCTTCCAGAGGCAAGAAACCAGTATGATTTTTCACAAGCAGTGGCTCAAACCTACCCTCAAGATACTCAAG GGAGTTAGAGACTATTTCGGCCAGAAAGTCTCCAGTTACACTCTCAAGACTATCTTCTTGTGGAAGCTGAAGTCTGCCAATCCGGACTTGTGGCAGTTACCGTTGAGCTACTGCGTGGTCCAC ATGCTGGAGGTGTACAGTGAATGCTTGTTCAGAGGTAGAATCTCATACTTTTGGAACAAGAAACTCAACCTTCTAGAAGACTTGAGTGATCAAGAGAGGAGTCACTACCACGGCCAAATCGAATCGCTCCTTAAGGAGCTTAAGGACGATCCGAAGCCTGAaagtatattaaaatatttcaatttggACAGGTCACACATCTCCTCGTCGCTCTGGGAGAGCGAGAAGAAAGCGTAA